A single window of Streptomyces sp. NBC_00464 DNA harbors:
- a CDS encoding SGNH/GDSL hydrolase family protein, with amino-acid sequence MRLRRRAHPSLALTAAALAVIGLMPAAAPALATQPVPKPTPEPSARSAQPAGVADPGKKLGTGWKASKDRAVTSAADSDGLKILVADSSDAYAWKTVASLAEPTISADTWIGNQCVMDASHAAVVYAPRTFVNKPDLMQGGAFAAVVNTVTGRVVKLPFTASLAYFDPSCNTITHTAAFTAFRDMNDPARTKTRVMTVDTAGRTAGSAVTKGEITSAVPVEDGAIGARGRDLVHLDGKGRLTTLTKADSPPFDIRPTGAGHVAFLDRRGDSAAHAKLWRGRGEPAVIASGRLGDVDLRQGAEGRVFLTGRPSGTRLDGSGVTLLDAPAGTEVSTLGRLAVDPVITPGVRRGLARVKEAGKGFDKSGAPAESAVAAPDTVGGGEPATVTSTATTTGARITQSLGQTTADSGDTSVSPSLTGTAAPAALTAADSRANDPVDTDRWCSVPRNDVNAQALQPTPNQVEWAVDMAVRGELRSNWITQGGWRSQTGLGTIDPQGLFPRPTLTGGGRIPANVLLGVMAQESNLWQAEPGAIPGQMGSPLASYAGFYGHKGDDPAAYWKIDWANSDCGYGVGQVTDGMRLAAYAKEDETSLPVSTQRAVALDYSVNVAASLYILADKWNELHESAQTITVNNDSASRPENWFAALWNYNLGFNPRSAESENGNWGLGWYNNPANPVYPPSRSAFMNTDIDPNAAQDAAHPQNWPYEEKVLGWASWSIDAGYSYATSGRQDWAGESGFSSAGFQPAYWNGTTGLYSEPGSAKYNRAQATPPLDTFCNSKNNCDSANPPDCPDADCYTQYWWHESNVTWKGDCATTCGVENIKYQTLIAEPGRGSRLQHGTPVCAGDTDSSLPAGALIVNSVPDNTNTYSTCGSTGTDDGSFAFTFNSDGAVGPGLGQYEAKGDLYQIGGGYDGHFWFAHTRNAAHLGGDNGVMSVKGTWTLGQNLDGWSRVLVHVPDTGAHTQQAHYTIRGVDGGDRERYLNTHYGESTWVELGVYHFTGTPQVELTNTTDDGTADEDVAYTSIAFKKLAGKPQDMVVAMGDSYTSGEGSGDYYHVSDRDHGEDSWNACRRSPNAWPRKVTLPDQSQTVGALADSYDASLDFQFVACSGAKAWQAGSGTPYDDDNNEHWGFDGNFHEKLQVDSGVLSKDTTLVMLTIGGNDARFDEKIQTCVIDGCSSEASMQADIDDAVTATADLLTEISDAASNATISLMGYPLLFSRTEACSTLVSASQRVILNNMAQYFEDKQKELAASMSAKGVRYRSPQSAFEGKRICDPTEGINGVVAGPNGDGDFHHDDDATPLCWWFWADSCLSRESYHPNKAGTGAYAQAFMTLGPAALRQEDR; translated from the coding sequence TGTGTGATGGACGCCAGTCACGCCGCCGTCGTGTACGCGCCCCGCACCTTCGTCAACAAGCCCGACCTGATGCAGGGCGGCGCGTTCGCAGCCGTCGTCAACACGGTCACCGGCCGGGTGGTGAAGCTGCCGTTCACCGCGTCGCTCGCCTACTTCGACCCGTCCTGCAACACGATCACGCACACGGCCGCGTTCACCGCCTTCCGCGACATGAACGACCCGGCCAGGACGAAGACCCGGGTGATGACGGTCGACACGGCCGGAAGGACGGCCGGTTCGGCGGTGACCAAGGGGGAGATCACCAGCGCGGTACCGGTCGAGGACGGTGCGATCGGCGCACGCGGACGCGATCTGGTCCACCTCGACGGGAAGGGCCGGCTGACGACCCTCACCAAGGCCGACAGCCCGCCGTTCGACATCCGGCCCACGGGCGCCGGACACGTCGCCTTCCTCGACCGACGGGGAGACTCCGCCGCACACGCCAAGCTGTGGCGCGGGCGCGGCGAGCCTGCCGTGATCGCCTCGGGCAGGCTCGGTGACGTGGACCTGCGCCAGGGCGCCGAGGGCCGGGTGTTCCTGACCGGCCGGCCCTCCGGCACCCGGCTCGATGGTTCGGGCGTCACGCTTCTGGACGCGCCCGCCGGGACGGAGGTCTCCACCCTGGGACGGCTCGCCGTCGACCCCGTAATCACCCCCGGCGTCCGACGCGGACTCGCGCGCGTCAAGGAAGCGGGCAAGGGCTTCGACAAGAGCGGCGCGCCGGCAGAGAGCGCGGTCGCCGCGCCCGACACCGTCGGCGGCGGCGAGCCGGCCACCGTGACCTCCACCGCCACCACCACGGGCGCGAGGATCACGCAGTCCCTGGGGCAGACCACGGCGGACAGTGGAGACACCTCGGTGTCCCCCTCGCTCACCGGCACCGCCGCTCCCGCCGCCCTCACCGCGGCCGACAGCAGGGCGAACGATCCGGTCGACACCGACCGCTGGTGCTCGGTGCCCCGCAACGACGTGAACGCCCAGGCACTGCAGCCCACACCGAACCAGGTCGAGTGGGCCGTCGATATGGCCGTACGCGGTGAACTGCGCTCGAACTGGATCACCCAGGGCGGCTGGCGCAGCCAGACCGGGCTGGGCACCATCGACCCGCAAGGGCTGTTCCCCCGCCCCACGCTGACGGGCGGCGGACGCATCCCGGCGAACGTGCTGCTCGGCGTGATGGCCCAGGAGTCGAACCTGTGGCAGGCCGAGCCGGGCGCGATCCCGGGCCAGATGGGCAGCCCGCTCGCCTCGTATGCCGGCTTCTACGGCCACAAGGGCGACGATCCGGCGGCCTACTGGAAGATCGACTGGGCGAACTCCGACTGCGGTTACGGCGTGGGCCAGGTGACCGACGGCATGCGGCTCGCGGCGTACGCGAAGGAGGACGAGACCTCGCTCCCCGTCTCCACCCAGCGCGCGGTCGCCCTGGACTACTCGGTCAACGTCGCCGCCTCCCTGTACATCCTGGCCGACAAGTGGAACGAACTGCACGAGTCGGCGCAGACGATCACCGTCAACAACGACTCCGCGTCCAGGCCCGAGAACTGGTTCGCCGCCCTGTGGAACTACAACCTCGGCTTCAACCCCCGCTCCGCCGAGTCGGAGAACGGCAACTGGGGCCTGGGCTGGTACAACAACCCCGCCAACCCCGTGTATCCGCCGTCCCGCTCGGCCTTCATGAACACCGACATCGACCCGAATGCCGCCCAGGACGCCGCGCATCCGCAGAACTGGCCGTACGAGGAGAAGGTGCTGGGCTGGGCCTCCTGGTCCATCGACGCCGGCTACTCCTACGCGACCTCCGGACGCCAGGACTGGGCCGGCGAGTCCGGCTTCTCCTCCGCCGGCTTCCAGCCCGCCTACTGGAACGGCACGACCGGCCTCTACAGCGAACCGGGCAGCGCCAAGTACAACCGGGCGCAGGCCACGCCGCCACTCGACACGTTCTGCAACTCCAAGAACAACTGCGACTCCGCCAACCCGCCCGACTGCCCCGACGCGGACTGCTACACGCAGTACTGGTGGCACGAGTCCAACGTCACCTGGAAGGGCGACTGCGCCACCACCTGCGGTGTCGAGAACATCAAGTACCAGACGCTGATCGCCGAACCGGGCCGTGGCTCCCGCCTCCAGCACGGCACCCCCGTCTGCGCCGGTGACACGGACAGCAGCCTGCCCGCGGGCGCGCTGATCGTGAACTCCGTACCCGACAACACGAACACGTACAGCACCTGTGGATCGACCGGCACCGACGACGGGAGTTTCGCGTTCACGTTCAACAGCGACGGTGCGGTCGGCCCCGGTCTCGGCCAGTACGAGGCGAAGGGTGACCTCTACCAGATAGGGGGTGGATACGACGGCCACTTCTGGTTCGCCCACACCCGCAACGCCGCCCACCTCGGCGGTGACAACGGAGTGATGTCCGTCAAGGGGACCTGGACCCTCGGCCAGAACCTGGACGGCTGGTCCCGGGTGCTCGTGCACGTGCCCGACACCGGCGCCCATACCCAGCAGGCCCACTACACCATCCGCGGCGTGGACGGCGGTGACCGCGAGCGTTACCTCAACACCCACTACGGCGAGAGCACCTGGGTCGAGCTCGGTGTCTACCACTTCACGGGAACGCCTCAGGTGGAGCTCACGAACACCACGGACGACGGCACCGCCGACGAGGACGTCGCGTACACCTCGATCGCCTTCAAGAAGCTGGCCGGCAAGCCTCAGGACATGGTCGTCGCGATGGGCGACTCCTACACCTCGGGCGAGGGCTCGGGAGACTACTACCACGTCAGCGACCGCGACCACGGGGAGGACAGCTGGAACGCGTGCCGACGGAGCCCGAACGCGTGGCCGCGCAAGGTGACCCTCCCCGACCAGTCGCAGACCGTCGGCGCACTCGCGGACAGCTACGACGCGAGTCTCGACTTCCAGTTCGTCGCCTGTTCCGGAGCCAAGGCATGGCAGGCGGGGTCGGGTACGCCGTACGACGACGACAACAACGAGCACTGGGGCTTCGACGGGAACTTCCACGAGAAGCTGCAGGTCGATTCGGGCGTGCTCAGCAAGGACACGACCCTGGTGATGCTGACCATCGGCGGCAACGACGCCCGGTTCGACGAGAAGATCCAGACCTGCGTCATCGACGGCTGTTCCTCCGAGGCGTCGATGCAGGCGGACATCGACGACGCCGTGACAGCGACGGCGGACCTGCTGACCGAGATCAGCGACGCGGCGTCGAACGCGACGATATCCCTGATGGGATACCCGCTGCTCTTCAGCCGCACGGAGGCCTGCTCGACGCTGGTGAGCGCCTCTCAGCGTGTCATCCTGAACAACATGGCCCAGTACTTCGAGGACAAGCAGAAGGAACTGGCGGCCTCCATGTCCGCCAAGGGCGTGCGCTACCGGTCCCCGCAGTCCGCGTTCGAGGGCAAGCGCATCTGCGACCCGACGGAGGGGATCAACGGAGTCGTGGCCGGACCGAACGGTGACGGCGACTTCCACCACGACGACGACGCCACGCCGTTGTGCTGGTGGTTCTGGGCCGACAGCTGCCTCAGCCGGGAGAGCTACCACCCGAACAAGGCCGGCACCGGCGCCTACGCGCAGGCGTTCATGACGCTGGGCCCCGCCGCGCTCAGACAAGAGGACCGGTGA